One window of Quercus robur chromosome 12, dhQueRobu3.1, whole genome shotgun sequence genomic DNA carries:
- the LOC126709157 gene encoding uncharacterized protein LOC126709157, with product MSWNNGMRSCAKLLMSSEAALQASAKRGFHSTGVKRMGGGHGHDEPYYMHAKHMYNLDRMKHQKLTMSLAVATAFSIGVAVPVIAVIFQQKKTASG from the exons atGTCTTGGAACAATGGAATGAGGTCCTGTGCGAAGTTGTTGATGTCTTCAGAAGCAGCTTTGCAAGCATCAG CAAAGAGAGGGTTCCACTCAACTGGAGTGAAGAGAATGGGAGGAGGACATGGTCATGATGAACCATATTACATGCATGCTAAGCACATGTATAACTTGGACAGGATGAAACACCAGAAGCTAACAATGTCTCTTGCAGTGGCCACTGCCTTCAGCATCGGTGTGGCCGTTCCAGTCATTGCCGTCATATTCCAGCAAAAGAAAACAGCTTCTGGTTGA